A single genomic interval of Schistocerca americana isolate TAMUIC-IGC-003095 unplaced genomic scaffold, iqSchAmer2.1 HiC_scaffold_92, whole genome shotgun sequence harbors:
- the LOC124592454 gene encoding uncharacterized protein LOC124592454 gives MHEYGNEIALLKASSPIPPNSKLRDLHPFVDAEGILRVGGRLMNADVPYDECRPIIVPPKHHLTKILIIDEHENLLHAGSQLLLDMLRRRFWIPNGRDTVEGVIIKCIKCFRLKSKTAVQLMGQLPAARVNQSHPFQHCGVDYAGPIAVKHGRRRSKVTTKAYIALFICMATKAIHLELVSDLVTSSFLAALRRFIARGGKPSHMDSDNGTTFVGADNELKSFLSNDVTVEGVVNYSTSEGISWRFTPPRAPHFGGLWEAGIKCMKSHLKRVVGNAVLTFEELTTVLIQIEACLNSRPLCLLSDDLDPPAALTPGHFLIGQPLCAHPEPSILEVPANRLHRWQLVQQLHQSFWKRWTTEYIHDLQQRKKWTSEGAWQPQIGDHVLVKEDNLPPLVWRLGVIDQLFPGPDKCVCVVMVKTANGDIKRPIAKLCPLPKQ, from the coding sequence atgcatgaatatggtaatgagatcgctttgTTGAAGGCCAGCTCCCCTATTCCACCtaatagcaaattaagggatttgcacccgtttgttgatgccgaaggtattttacgagtgggagggagattaatgaatgctgATGTACCATATGATGAGTGCCGTCCTATTATCGTTCCGCCTaagcatcatttgacaaaaattctcattatagatgaacatgaaaatctgttgcacgCTGGGTCACAACTTTTGTTGGATATGTTGCGTAGGAGGTTCTGGATCCCCAATGGGCGTGACACAGTCGAGGGAGTTATCataaaatgtataaaatgctttaggctaaagtccaagacagcagttcagctcatgggtcagctacctgcagctagagtaaaccagtctcatccattccagcactgtggagtagattatgcaggccctattgctgtaaagcatggtagaaggcggagtaaagttaccaccaaggcttatattgctttattcatttgcatggcaaccaaggccatccacttagaattagttagtgacttggtaacaagttcatttttggccgcCCTCAGGAGATTCATCGCAAGAggagggaaaccttctcacatggacagtgacaatggtaccacatttgtaggtgcagacaatgagcttaaaagttttctctccaacgatgttactgttgaaggtgtggtgaattattcaacctcagagggaatcagttggaggttcactccacctcgtgcccctcactttggtggactctgggaggcaggaatcaaatgcatgaagtcgcaTCTCAAACGTGTCGTCGGCAATGCAGTGCTGACATTTGAAGAATTGACTACTGTGctaattcagatagaagcatgcttgaattcaaggccgttgtgtcttctctctgatgacctagatcctcctgctgctctcactcctggtcatttcctaatcggacagccgctttgtgctcatcctgaaccctctatccttgaggttcccgccaacaggttgcacagatggcaacttgtgcagcagttgcatcagtccttttggaagaggtggaccacagaatatatacatgatctgcagcaacgcaaaaaatggacatcggaaggagcatggcaaccccagatcggcgatcatgtgctggtcaaggaggataatttgcctcccttggtgtggaggctgggtgtcattgaccagctgtttcccggtcctgataagtgtgtgtgtgtggtaatggtaaaaactgctaatggggatattaagaggcctatagcaaaattgtgtcccctacctaaacagtga